Proteins from one Mesorhizobium sp. M9A.F.Ca.ET.002.03.1.2 genomic window:
- a CDS encoding cell division protein FtsQ/DivIB, with translation MSALKWGQGKGKDATGSTLFDMPLSLDHFVLPRLLRRPARVLARLGEGDFEAPPFSAAILSAALLVSGSAYGAYLGGHVDGIVQGITARTGFAVEQIKVVGNRATSEIDILDRMQLDGWTSLIGFDAEAARERIATLPWVEVAAVRKVYPHTLEVRIEEREPFALWQQGSGLSVIERSGAVIAPFSGGKQALLPLIVGTGAPAKAPDFLARIEKYPELAARVKGYIRIGERRWDLKLENGITVKLPEDGEDQAIADLVRMDRENGLLTRDIAAVDMRLSDRLVVQLTPEAATQREAALKEKPKMPKRKPETKI, from the coding sequence GTGTCTGCGTTGAAGTGGGGACAGGGCAAGGGGAAGGACGCGACCGGGTCGACGCTGTTCGACATGCCGTTGTCGTTAGACCACTTCGTGCTGCCGCGTCTGCTTCGCCGGCCGGCGCGCGTGCTGGCGCGCCTGGGCGAGGGCGACTTCGAGGCGCCGCCTTTCTCCGCGGCCATCCTGTCGGCGGCGCTGCTCGTATCGGGCAGTGCCTATGGCGCCTATCTCGGCGGGCATGTCGACGGCATCGTCCAGGGCATCACCGCCCGCACCGGCTTCGCCGTCGAGCAGATCAAGGTGGTCGGCAACCGCGCAACCTCCGAGATCGATATTCTCGACAGGATGCAGCTCGATGGCTGGACGTCGCTGATCGGCTTCGATGCCGAAGCCGCGCGAGAGCGCATCGCCACGCTGCCGTGGGTCGAGGTTGCGGCGGTGCGCAAGGTCTATCCGCATACGCTGGAGGTGCGCATCGAGGAGCGCGAGCCCTTTGCGCTCTGGCAGCAGGGCAGCGGGCTTTCCGTCATCGAGCGGTCCGGCGCCGTGATCGCGCCGTTCTCCGGCGGCAAGCAGGCATTGCTGCCGCTGATCGTCGGCACCGGCGCGCCGGCCAAGGCGCCGGATTTCCTTGCCAGGATCGAAAAATATCCGGAGCTTGCCGCGCGGGTCAAAGGCTATATCCGCATCGGCGAACGGCGTTGGGACCTGAAGCTGGAGAACGGAATCACGGTCAAGCTTCCCGAGGATGGCGAGGATCAGGCGATCGCCGATCTGGTCAGGATGGATCGCGAGAACGGGCTGCTGACACGCGACATCGCCGCCGTCGACATGCGTCTTTCCGACCGCCTCGTCGTCCAGCTGACGCCGGAAGCGGCGACGCAGCGCGAGGCCGCGCTCAAGGAAAAGCCGAAAATGCCGAAGCGCAAGCCGGAGACGAAGATATGA